The DNA region aattatttctctctcatccaaattactttattactttatgagttttgttttattactttatggaaaaaaaagtataaataatgtggttggtgggaccaaatgaatagtagtaagaactaagaactaagaactcatggttggagtaaaattacttgagagttgcttaaacacatgtggcaatacgggcccacatgaatagtgctaagaactaagaaataagaactagcattggagatgctcttatgaCCATCATCCCTACATTAAATTCACTTACCATTTATACTCCCCACGTTTCTCAAACATTAAGGAAAGAGTGAAAAATGAGTGATATACACGTGATGTGATGAGAAATGTAGAGAgtaatatgaagaaaaataaatgctAAAACAATATATACTCAAAGAGAAGATTAAAAGATAAACACGGTTGTGGCTAGTTTAAATAGAGATAGACTAGTATTAAAGCCTAGCTCTAGGCTTGTCAAACAAAGAGTTAGGCTACCAGAGGACCTTTTTAATTAGCTAGCTGGCTGCTTGGGAGGGGGGGCGAACACAATGTTCTCAGTACCATGTattgtcatttttttaaattgtggGGGGCGATCGCCCCTTTCAGCTAAACCTGGGTCTGTCTCTGATCATGGCCATAGTATAATAACAGTTTTTATTATAGCTGACttaaaagagagagagaaagagggagaGACGAATAAGCAATTAATATTATAGATTATCTTAATACACATGAATTTCCATTATCCGGTTTGCACAACATTTCCATTTCCAAGAAACGAGGAAAAACAACAGGAGAtaaataaaaatggaaaattgGAACGGCCATTACTTCTTCTTCCCTGCTTTTCCTTCCTTTCTCCTCACTATTTCATCAGCATATTTGACACCCTTACCTTTGTATGGTTCTGGGGGTCTCCATCTCCTTATTGAAGCAGCAAACTGGCCAATCTCAgacttgtcatatccactaacTGTGATTCTCGTGTTTTCTTCTACCTTCACTTTGAGGCCATCAGGGATTGTCATCCTAACAGGATGAGAAAATCCAAGATTCAGGACTACATCATTTCCTTCTACCGTAGCACGATACCCAACGCCAACAAGCTGAAGCTTCTTTTCAAAACCTTTAGATACTCCAACAACCAGGTTGTCTGTAAGTGTCCTAATAACATTTTTGCAAATCACATAAGAGTCAAACATGGATCTAATATAGACAGGTGAAATATAATTAGAATTAAGAAGAGATATTTGTATAAATGCAAGCTGTGATGCACAGCTTAAGCTTTGAATGGTGATTGGTGAAACCCATGATTCTGCGCATACAAGCAAACTTTTATTCTGTAATGGAAGTATAAGTGTATAACAATAACAAAAagagaaacaacaacaacaacaacaacattatGCCAGgcctaataaaatataaattctaATCATATAATAGTTTCTCAAAAACAAATGACCAATGAAAAGACAACAGAATCAACATCTCAAAATACCTAAATAACAATTATAACAAAAAACCTGAATTATCGTGATTAAGAATAACCAAATTTATAAGCTCATCCATTTTGCACCACTGTGTTCCTGTCTTAAGTGAATGCTACGAAAATACAAACTATCAATACCAATATCTAGCTCAAATAATTTATTGCCATGACTTATGAGAAAGCAACACCGATAGATGAATCAAAGTTTATAAGTTTACATCTATCATTATACCAgtagcattggcaacatccgtTGTTTCCAATAAGGAATAAATGTTATTCCCAATGTCTTTTAAGTGTGttaacaaaataattttaactaagGCATATAGATTCAAAGGTATTACATGATATTGAGACAAAAACAATTGATAAAAAAGGGTCAGTAAAATGAAGTACCTAAAAAGCCCATGCATTTGATTCGCCCTTCTAGTTTCGACGGCCTTCTTAACTCTTAGAGCTCCTGACTCTTCCCTCTCAACCAAGACTTCTCGAGGATAAGATAATGCAAGTTCCCCCAGAGGACCTTTCACTGCTATATCCTGCCCTTCCAATTTGATAGTAACATTAGATGGAACATCAACCGGTTGCTTCCCGATCCGTGATTCCTTACATTCTGTAGTCTTTCTAGAGAAACCAACATGAGCAGCAGAAGGAACACTTGAACCTCTGAATTTATTTCTCTCACCCAAGAAACCAGACTTCAAATTGCTGAACATCAATGATTAGTTAGATTTCTCAAATTTGATAAGAGTTTACTTTGAATTAATGAGATTTTAATCAACTAAGAAAGTCCATCAATCATATGTATACATGAAAACAAGaatagaaaaacaaaatcaagAGCATCCGAAATAGATACAATGCATGGTAAACTTAATGCTCGGCAGCCTCGGCTTTTACTCAGAACTAACTTTCCATTCCGTATGGAAGTTATTTTCCCCTCCATAGCCTTATGGTCAATATTAAAATTGACAAAACAATTTAGACTCCTACTATAACATAAAACATGCCTCACATCAACGCTTTGCATAAAAGAAACCAACGAAATGTGTGAGCCAGACAATAATCTCCCAAAGCAAAACTATTATTAGTTAAAGCATGAACATATTCCTTATGAATAATTTCGTCCAGAATTCCCTGTTGGACTACTAAGCAAGGACGCTCATTGAAGCATTTCATCAAACATCCTCAGTGCAACATCTATTTCATCGAAATCCAAGCAAATATTGACAAGATTATACATTATCTACAAGTGACAACCAGAATGAGACCCACAAATTGCTTGAGTCAGCATAAAACCCTTTTGACCCAATTGAGACATAAAGGAGCTGAAATCCGAAATGGGTGTTTTTGCTTCTTGATGAACCATGTTAACATTATTGAACAAGAGAAAAGTGCAAtgtaacacatgaaattcagatGCCTCAAAAAATACAGGGAATGAAGGAAAGGAAATGCATAACTGAAccaaagaagagaaaagagaaaggtGTTCCTGACCTGATTTGGAATGAGGAGGTGACTGTGGAAGCCATTGTTACGCAGTGAGTGTGCGAAATGCCGCACCCAAGGAGGAGAAAGCCTTATCCAagcaaaataaaaagataacTCTTTTGTTACCTGTTGCATCTTATCTACTAGTCTTTCTATCAGCAATTACCATTTTTCTTAGTTAACGGTCAATTTGATCAACTTTCTGTCATCAAGAACTATTTTACACTGAACCTTGGACTATTCTAGTCGTGGCCCAAAAGCCCAACATCAATTTAAGATTTGAGTAATAATCCTGTAATGCATAGGGTTTTCGTTTAACTCGTGTCCGCTAGGGTTTATTCCGTGAGCTGCAGCTTCTCTCCCTGGGGGATTGTCTTCCTTCATTAGGGAGGTTTCTTTACCTACTGTTGTTAGGTTTTCTTCCCACATTAGTTGGGTTTCTCTCACATTAAGTGAGTTTTGTACCACTTTAGGTGGTTAATttacccaaataagtgggttttctttctttcccctTGTCTTTCCACCACCATTGGCCTCCATCAGTTTCCTTTCCACCACAACACATCCATCGTTGGAGCAGATCTGCCATCACCACTGAACACTCGCCACCTCGTCTTCCACCATCAGATCTGCGCTCACCTCCGCCATTTCGCCGACTGTAGCAGCTCTGGGCCACTGCCAATGCCTCCGCTACCCCCTCTGCTTTGCCGCTAACACATCTGTGCCACCACCATCTTTTCGCCGTCAACAAGTTTGGGACACCTCCACCCGCCAGTCGTTTTCCTCCGTCATCATCAGATCTGTGGTCACCACCAGTTCTCACCGTCTGGCCACCTCACATCTCGTCCTCCGCCGCCTCCACCCACTGCGGTGGTTCCCTGCTGCAGTCACTCATCTTGTGTGACAAAAGGGGGAAGGTTGGAGCGCAAGCTCTAGCCGAATTTGTGGTGGAGTTAACGCCGGAAACTGGCGAGAGGGTATGTACACAGTGGACGCTGTTTGTTGAGGGGTTGTCGAATGAGAATTGAAGCGGGGCAGGAGTGACGTTGGAAGGACCTGGGGAACTAATACTGGAGCAATCTCTGAGGTTttagttcaaggcgagcaataaccAGGCAGAGTACGAGGCGTTAATTGCAGGTTTAAAGCTAGCTATCGAGGTTCAGATTGACAGTTTGCTGGTTGGAATAGATTCACTGTTAATTGCGAATCAAGTGAATGAAGTGTTTCAGGTGAAAGAGTCTATTCTGATGAAATATCTGGAGCGCGTGCGGCTCCAGATAGGACAACTGCAGGAAGTGGTGGTTGAGTTTGTTCCAAGAACGAAAAATCAGAGGGCGGATGCCCTGGCAAAACTGGCAAGTACTCGGAAGCATGGGAACAATCAGAGTGTGATTCAGGAGACACTAGCCAATCCAAGTATAGGAGGAGAACTGGTGGCCTGCGTTGAACGCCAGAAACTTGGATGGACCATATCGTGGGCATCTTGGCAGGGGAACCAAGTGAGGCCGTGAGATACACGAGGGAGCAAAGGCGAAAAGCGGGACACTACATGCTGTTGGACGACACGCTATTTCGAAGAGGATTTAGTTCGCCCCTCCTAAGGTGTCTTCCACCTGAAAAGTACGAGGTCGTCATGGCAGAAGTCCATGAGGGTGTTTGTGGCAgtcacatcgggggaaggtcctTGGCATGCAATGTCCTCAGGGCGGGTTTCTATTGGCGGGTttctatgtaacaccccgatttccaggtgtcacattagtaaccaaaataatctttacgcggaaaacaggtaattttttttcgtttgattccttttaaataaagcgataggaagtaaaggcatagcccaaccactaaactaaccaatatacaaatatatacacatgtacagcctcagctgcactcccatgtcacgcgccctcgcagtgactccaaagtggTGTGCCCGCAGGAAAGTATATACAAAACCataagtgtgagtaagaaagtttataattacaacccactaggagaaagtcggcctcaaaatggcctaagcaaagacccctatggtccgactgactcactgtgatccctcagtaagagaaccacacaaaaagtcatgcgtcgggaacctaccctgtcccaaaagcaaaacgaatcagagctctacacaaaacatgacgccagcctaaacctacccttccagtaccgagtccacatCGAACTGAattcggcaagttgaagctccgctccatgcgtcgtagaactcctttcgtcagacgtccacgctcgtcagtccggtcctccttgacccttccccggtacgtcgcctgaTGACCAGCAACAacaatcacccaagcggtgggggcatcacgatccaccaactcatacctgatcccccccgagggagagaccatcgaaatccaatccaccgtcgacatctggcagcaggccgaccgcccaaacacaatcatacaaacaaagccaaggcgctagggtcaactcacagaagtaagtagatatacactcaacatactcaacatgtgatatggggtatagttACATATGTTGCTATATAAtcatatagataatcctagcatgttatggctctaacattgcttcaataaatcaaacagcacacaatctcaatcagcatgaatgtatgcgtgaaatgcaatcatgatccggatttgtgacgcgttcccgttcgccacaagtaaagcattcccgttcttcactatggatgaaccattcccgttattcatcctggatgaaccattctcgttattcatccttggtgaaccattcccgttattcaccatgatatgcacaggtgaaccattcccgttattcacccgattgatgcaatatggttagccaaacaacgaatcgtccttaccacgaaagtgtctagctcacaacccaatctcaacaaaaccatgagttagtgtcggtcaatacaacacaactcggagtaagtgtcggtcaatacaacacaactccaccaataagaatacacaagggtctagtgtcggtcaatacaacacagcccaaacaacaagagcactaagtgtcggtcaatacaacacggctccaacaacaagataacccaagggattagtgtcggtcaatacaacacaaccccaaccacaaaacccaaaaccaaagccagagtcagtgtcggtcaatacaacacgactcgaacaacactcccaagagtactaaagtactcggtgactttcaatcatcaccatagctcaccttagtggctttcccaattccaataactctccaaacccacaacaaagtcgacttttccccgtctttcgtaaatatttcccccttcagttctcctatgcttaaacgttaatgaaaattgtttcaattcgaattagtcaagttatgagtttatttctcaaagtctaagtctcccaaagtctctagttttcgaaattctattcattctaggttttcc from Lotus japonicus ecotype B-129 chromosome 2, LjGifu_v1.2 includes:
- the LOC130738272 gene encoding 50S ribosomal protein L6, chloroplastic, with protein sequence MASTVTSSFQISNLKSGFLGERNKFRGSSVPSAAHVGFSRKTTECKESRIGKQPVDVPSNVTIKLEGQDIAVKGPLGELALSYPREVLVEREESGALRVKKAVETRRANQMHGLFRTLTDNLVVGVSKGFEKKLQLVGVGYRATVEGNDVVLNLGFSHPVRMTIPDGLKVKVEENTRITVSGYDKSEIGQFAASIRRWRPPEPYKGKGVKYADEIVRRKEGKAGKKK